A genomic region of Solanum dulcamara chromosome 2, daSolDulc1.2, whole genome shotgun sequence contains the following coding sequences:
- the LOC129880964 gene encoding serine hydroxymethyltransferase 4, whose amino-acid sequence MDPVTVWGNEPLSTVDPEIHDLIEKEKRRQCRGIELIASENFTSFAVIEALGSALTNKYSEGIPGNRYYGGNEYIDQIENLTRSRALQAFHLDPTKWGVNVQPYSGSPANFAAYTAVLNPHDRIMGLDLPSGGHLTHGYYTSGGKKISATSIYFESLPYKVNSTNGYIDYDKLEEKALDFRPKLIICGGSAYPRDWDYKRFREVADKCGALLLCDMAHISGLVAAQEAANPFEYCDLVTTTTHKSLRGPRAGMIFYRKGPKPPKKGQPEDAVYDFEDKINFAVFPSLQGGPHNHQIGALAVALKQAATPGFKAYAKQVKANAVALGDYLMSKGYKLVTGGTENHLVLWDLRPLGLTGNKVEKLCDLCNITVNKNAVFGDSSALAPGGVRIGTPAMTSRGLVEKDFEQIAEFLHRAVTITLNIQKEYGKLLKDFNKGLVNNKEIEELKVDVEKFSASFDMPGFKMSEMKYQD is encoded by the exons atGGATCCAGTTACAGTTTGGGGTAATGAACCCCTTTCCACCGTCGACCCTGAGATCCATGACCTAATTGAGAAGGAAAAACGCCGTCAATGTCGCGGTATTGAGCTTATTGCTTCTGAAAATTTCACTTCATTTGCTGTGATTGAAGCTCTTGGAAGTGCTTTAACCAACAAATACTCAGAGGGTATACCCGGAAACCGTTACTACGGTGGTAACGAATACATTGATCAAATTGAAAATCTGACAAGAAGTCGAGCTCTTCAAGCTTTTCATCTTGATCCAACTAAATGGGGTGTTAATGTTCAGCCGTATTCAGGTAGCCCTGCTAATTTTGCTGCTTACACTGCTGTTTTGAATCCACATGATAGGATTATGGGATTGGATTTGCCTTCTGGAGGTCATTTGACACATGGGTATTATACATCTGGTGGGAAGAAGATCTCTGCTACTTCGATTTATTTTGAGAGCTTGCCATATAAGGTGAATTCGACAAATGGGTATATTGATTACGATAAGTTGGAAGAAAAGGCTTTGGATTTTAGgccaaaattgattatttgtgGAGGAAGTGCTTATCCAAGAGATTGGGATTACAAGAGGTTCAGAGAGGTTGCTGATAAATGTGGGGCGCTTTTGCTTTGTGATATGGCTCACATTAGTGGTCTTGTTGCTGCTCAG GAAGCGGCAAATCCCTTTGAATATTGTGACTTGGTCACTACCACCACACACAAGAGTTTGAGGGGTCCAAGGGCCGGTATGATTTTCTACCGCAAGGGCCCTAAGCCACCAAAGAAGGGCCAGCCTGAGGATGCAGTTTATGACTTTGAAGACAAGATCAACTTTGCTGTTTTCCCCTCCCTCCAGGGTGGTCCCCACAACCACCAAATCGGTGCGCTTGCTGTGGCTCTGAAACAGGCTGCGACTCCTGGATTCAAGGCTTATGCTAAGCAAGTGAAGGCCAATGCAGTTGCTCTCGGTGACTACCTGATGAGCAAAGGATACAAGCTTGTAACTGGTGGGACTGAGAACCACCTTGTCCTTTGGGATCTTAGACCTCTTGGTTTGACTG GTAACAAGGTTGAGAAGCTTTGTGACCTTTGCAACATCACTGTTAACAAGAATGCTGTTTTTGGTGACAGCAGTGCTTTGGCCCCAGGAGGTGTTCGTATTG GTACTCCTGCCATGACATCAAGGGGATTGGTTGAGAAAGACTTTGAGCAAATCGCTGAGTTCCTCCACAGGGCTGTTACGATCACCTTGAACATCCAGAAGGAGTACGGAAAGCTATTGAAGGACTTCAACAAGGGTCTTGTTAACAACAaggaaattgaagaacttaagGTTGATGTCGAGAAATTCTCAGCCTCTTTTGACATGCCTGGGTTCAAGATGTCCGAGATGAAGTACCAGGACTAA